One Struthio camelus isolate bStrCam1 chromosome 10, bStrCam1.hap1, whole genome shotgun sequence genomic region harbors:
- the FHOD1 gene encoding FH1/FH2 domain-containing protein 1 isoform X7 → MGCRASSITLRPSSGCTPFQEAHSARELQWALAGPRHSHPPSWLASSQFRLVVKMALKLLLVFVEYTEPNAQLLIRAVNTVDQARGACPWSNLMAILEQRNGADTELLVFAMTLINKTLAALPDQDSFYDVTDCLEQQGMESVVQQYLNSKGIDLDLKQQFMLYESALKLEDGVEELQPGGRKERRKTDEGRRGWRSQGGDLEPGSGTSSPSANAESQQLLGSPGTLKKRPTEDSQAPMEANVLSNLEGPCSKSIYNSASSMRLALPSPPAEKEQPLGLGERSVYKLHQTAPVWREDTPSLHGAKPILRRFEARFLENLAAAQKEKISSMGKGQLDILSDVTQEHPAALTWDGNRSTPEQSTEPSGISMCRARVDVCVPGHKLSLGPAGSLEQVLKSPLGPSPLMGCLELLRCWDAISHLFHSVCQCLSPVPPGNQHQTLYSAQQHLSPPSKLSHLSSHISAGSWVGQQDTTDSCSAISSNTKFMLDMLYAKSSSEPGKEQVFPEGPASPQHQAKAEMEAERSCVEGHGHWEQESAWLHSRAPDGPVASAHAKLVRASSSIDVEIHKQNLENTLMTPIKKDSELTWERLEASPVQLKIKDLDFTDLGEEEDFDVLETGSITNGSFLPPGIEAVSAGALMVPPLPPTNTGCPPPPPPPPVIPGCPPPPPLPPADPSCPPPPPPPPTITSCPPPPPPLGLLGSLAPDGPSQAKKKRTVKLFWKELKQLDGTMGPGRFGQGTLWASLQRVEVNAARLEHLFESRAKEVPTSKKAVDGKKVVVVLDPKRSNAINIGLTVLPPVHIIKTAVLNFDEFAVNKEGIEKILTMVPTEEEKQKIQEAQLANPDVPLGSAEQFLLALSSISDLTARLQLWAFKLDYESLEQEIAEPLFDLKVGMEQLAKNHTFKCILATLLATGNFLNGSQSRGFELGYLEKVSEVKDTVHRQSLLHHLCQMVVEKFPETTDLYSEIASITRSAKVDFDELANSLVQLERRCRASWDNLKVIAKHETKPGLKSKLTDFLKDSTQRIVVLKVVHRRVLNRFHSFLLYLGYPVSAARDVKVTLICKLLREFALEYRTCRERVLQQQKKRAAHRERNKTRGRLITEMEKFSGVASNTETASPPAVVSTSPEQREQAEAGHESMKSMLISPTDVPTRRSRASRGTGHTTPAQGSPAQEDVPSSPDDASDEIMDRLVKSVTHNTNPRPCANKERKRSRGNRKSLRRTLKSGLSDDLMQALGLGQAPGMDV, encoded by the exons ATGGGATGCAGGGCGTCATCAATCACATTGAGACCGTCCAGTGGCTGTACACCCTTTCAGGAAGCCCA TTCCGCGAGGGAGCtccagtgggcgctggcagggccCCGGCACAGCCACCCTCCCAGCTGGCTTGCCTCGTCTCAGTTTCGCCTGGTGGTGAAGATGGCgctgaagctgctgctggtgTTCGTGGAGTACACAGAGCCCAACGCCCAACTCCTTATCCGTGCTGTGAACACAGTTGATCAGGCAAGAG GTGCATGTCCATGGTCAAACCTGATGGCAATCCTAGAGCAGCGCAATGGGGCTGACACGGAGCTGCTGGTGTTTGCGATGACACTGATCAACAAG acgctggctgccctccCAGACCAGGACTCCTTCTACGATGTGACAGACTGCCTCGAGCAGCAGGGCATGGAGAGCGTGGTGCAGCAGTACTTGAACAGCAAGGGCATTGACCTCGACTTGAAGCAGCAGTTCATGCTCTATGAA AGCGCACTCAAGCTGGAAGATGGCGTTGAAGAGCTGCAGCCAGGGGGGCGCAAGGAGCGGAGAAAGACGGACGAGGGCCGGCGTGGGTGGCGTTCCCAGGGTGGTGATTTGGAGCCCGGGTCTGGCACCAGCTCCCCAAGTGCCAACGCCGagtcccagcagctgctggggtCCCCTGGCACCCTGAAGAAGCGCCCCACTGAGGACAGTCAAGCTCCCATGGAGGCAAATGTGCTGAGCAACCTGGAAGG GCCCTGTTCCAAGAGCATCTACAACAGCGCGTCCAGCATGCGTTTGGCTTTGCCATCACCCCCAGCTGAGAAGGAGCAGCCCCTGGGCCTGGGCGAGAGAAGTGTTTACAA GCTGCACCAAACAGCCCCTGTGTG GCGGGAGGATACCCCATCCTTGCATGGGGCCAAGCCTATTCTGAGGAGGTTTGA AGCTCGCTTTCTGGAGAACTTGGCTGCAGCCCAGAAGGAGAAGATCTCTTCCATGGGCAAGGGACAACTCGATATCCTCAGTGATGTTACACAGGAACATCCTGCTGCTCTCACTTGGGATGGGAACAGGAGCACTCCTGAACAGAGCACAGAGCCGTCTGGCATAAGTATGTGCAGGGCTAGGGTTGACGTGTGTGTGCCAGGGCATAAGCTCTCTCTGGGCCCAGCAGGATCACTGGAGCAGGTATTAAAGTCCCCTCTTGGCCCCAGCCCACTCATGGGATGTCTGGAGCTGTTGAGGTGCTGGGATGCCATCTCTCACCTCTTCCACTCTGTGTGCCAGTGTCTGAGCCCAGTCCCACCAGGGAACCAGCATCAAACTCTATATTCTGCCCAGCAGCACCTTTCTCCTCCAAGCAAATTGTCTCACCTCTCTTCCCATATCTCTGCAGGGTCCTGGGTAGGCCAGCAGGATACCACTGACTCCTGCAGTGCCATCTCCTCCAACACCAAGTTTATGCTGGATATGCTATATGCCAAGAGCTCCTcagagccagggaaggagcaggtcTTTCCTGAGGGGCCAGCATCCCCCCAACACCAggccaaggcagagatggaggctGAACGGAGCTGTGTCGAGGGACATGGCCACTGGGAACAGGAGAGCGCGTGGCTCCACAGCAGGGCTCCAGATGGGCCAGTTGCCAGCGCCCATGCCAAGTTGGTACGTGCCTCATCAAGCATTGATGTGGAGATTCACAAACAGAATTTGGAGAACACCCTGATGACACCCATCAAAAAGGACTCAGAGCTCACTTGGGAGCGCCTGGAGGCCAGCCCTGTACAGCTAAAGATCAAGGACCTAGACTTCACTGACCTGGGGGAAGAGGAAGACTTTGATGTCCTGGAAACAGGGTCCATAACCAatggctccttcctccctcctggcaTTGAGGCAGTGAGTGCTGGAGCCCTCATGgttccccctctgcctcccaccAACACTGGCTgccctccacccccacctccacctcctgTGATCCctggctgccccccacccccacctctaCCTCCTGCAGACCCCAGCTGCCCACCacccccacctccacctcccaCAATCACCAGCTGCCCTCCCCCTCCACCACCCCTGGGGCTTCTGGGCTCCTTGGCCCCGGATGGCCCTTCCCAGGCCAAGAAGAAGAGGACAGTGAAGCTCTTCTGGAAGGAGCTGAAGCAGCTGGATGGCACCATGGGGCCAGGCAGGTTCGGCCAGGGGACACTGTGGGCATCTCTGCAGAGAGTCGAGGTCAATGCTGccagactggagcatctctttgAGTCCCGGGCAAAGGAAGTGCCAACTTCCAAG aaagcTGTTGATGGgaagaaggtggtggtggtgctggacCCCAAGAGGAGCAACGCCATCAACATTGGCCTCACGGTGCTGCCGCCCGTGCATATCATAAAAACGGCTGTACTCAACTTCGATGAGTTTGCAGTCAATAAGGAAGGGATCGAG AAAATCCTGACCATGGTCCcaacagaggaggagaagcagaagatCCAGGAGGCCCAGCTGGCCAACCCTGATGTGCCATTGGGCTCTGCAGAGCAGTTCCTACTTGCCCTCTCTTCCATCAGTGACCTCACAGCAAGACTCCAGCTCTGGGCCTTCAAGCTGGACTACGAGAGTCTGGAGCAG GAGATTGCAGAGCCCCTGTTTGACCTGAAAGTGGGCATGGAGCAGCTGGCCAAAAATCACACCTTCAAATGCATCCTGGCCACACTGCTGGCCACAGGCAATTTCCTAAATGGCTCCCAG AGCAGAGGCTTTGAGCTGGGCTATCTGGAGAAGGTCTCAGAGGTGAAGGACACGGTGCACCGGCAGTCCCTTCTCCACCACCTCTGCCAAATGGTGGTGGAGAAGTTCCCAGAAACCACGGACCTCTACTCGGAGATTGCTTCCATCACACGCTCAGCTAAG GTCGACTTTGATGAGCTGGCCAACAGCCTGGTGCAGCTGGAACGAAGGTGCAGGGCATCCTGGGACAACCTAAAGGTGATTGCCAAGCACGAGACCAAGCCAGGGCTGAAGAGCAAGCTGACGGACTTCCTCAAGGACAGCACCCAGCGCATAGTTGTCTTGAAGGTCGTGCACAGGCGTGTCCTCAACAG GTTTCACTCATTCCTGCTGTACCTGGGGTACCCGGTGAGTGCTGCACGGGATGTGAAGGTGACTCTCATCTGCAAGCTCCTGCGGGAGTTTGCCTTGGAGTACCGCACCTGCCGGGAGCGcgtcctgcagcagcagaagaaacgAGCTGCACACCGTGAGCGCAACAAGACACGGGGCCGGCTCATCACGGAG ATGGAGAAATTCTCCGGTGTTGCCAGCAACACTGAGACTGCCTCACCGCCTGCAGTGGTGTCCACCAGCCCTGAGCagagggagcaggctgaggcaggCCATGAAAGCATGAAGAGCATGCTGATCTCTCCTACAGATGTCCCCACACGCCGCAGTCGAGCCAGCCGGG GGACAGGGCATACCACCCCAGCCCAGGGGTCCCCAGCCCAGGAGGATGTTCCCAGCTCCCCAGACGATGCCTCGGATGAAATCATGGACCGCTTGGTAAAGTCAGTCACACACAACACCAACCCCCGGCCCTGTGCCAACAAGGAGCGCAAGAGGTCCCGTGGCAACAGGAAGTCCT TGAGGAGGACCCTGAAGAGTGGGCTCAGCGATGACTTGATGCAGGCCCTGGGTCTGGGTCAGGCACCTGGCATGGACGTTTGA